One Bacillus amyloliquefaciens DSM 7 = ATCC 23350 DNA window includes the following coding sequences:
- the prfB gene encoding peptide chain release factor 2 (programmed frameshift) — MELSEIRAELENMASRLADFRGSLDLESKEARIAELDEQMAEPEFWNDQQKAQTVINEANGLKDYVNSYHQLSESHEELQMTYELLKEEPDQELQQELEKELKSLTKELNEFELQLLLSEPYDKNNAILELHPGAGGTESQDWGSMLLRMYTRWAERRGCKVETLDYLPGDEAGIKSVTLLIKGHNAYGYLKAEKGVHRLVRISPFDSSGRRHTSFVSCEVMPEFNEEIDIEIRTEDIKVDTYRASGAGGQHVNTTDSAVRITHLPTNVVVTCQTERSQIKNRDRAMKMLKAKLYQRRIEEQQAELDEIRGEQKEIGWGSQIRSYVFHPYSMVKDHRTNTEMGNVQAVMDGDIDIFIDAYLRSKLS, encoded by the exons ATGGAATTATCAGAAATCAGGGCAGAGCTCGAAAATATGGCTTCTCGTTTAGCGGACTTCAGGGGGTCTCTT GACCTCGAATCAAAGGAAGCCCGCATTGCAGAATTAGATGAACAGATGGCGGAACCGGAATTCTGGAATGACCAGCAGAAGGCCCAAACCGTCATCAACGAAGCGAACGGTCTGAAAGACTACGTGAACTCCTATCATCAGCTGAGCGAGTCTCACGAAGAGCTGCAAATGACATATGAGCTTTTAAAAGAAGAACCTGATCAGGAACTTCAGCAAGAGCTTGAGAAAGAGCTGAAGTCATTAACGAAGGAATTGAATGAATTTGAGCTTCAGCTGCTGCTCAGTGAACCATATGACAAAAATAACGCGATTTTAGAGCTTCACCCGGGAGCCGGCGGTACGGAATCCCAAGACTGGGGTTCCATGCTGCTCAGAATGTATACCCGCTGGGCGGAAAGACGCGGATGCAAAGTTGAAACACTTGATTATCTGCCTGGGGATGAAGCCGGAATTAAGTCGGTCACACTGCTTATTAAAGGCCACAATGCATACGGCTATTTAAAAGCGGAAAAAGGCGTACACCGTCTCGTGCGGATTTCTCCATTTGATTCATCAGGCCGCCGTCACACGTCATTCGTGTCATGTGAAGTCATGCCTGAATTCAATGAAGAAATCGATATCGAAATCCGGACCGAAGACATTAAAGTTGATACGTACCGGGCAAGCGGCGCCGGCGGACAGCATGTCAATACGACTGATTCAGCCGTTCGGATCACCCACCTGCCGACAAATGTAGTCGTCACATGCCAGACGGAACGTTCACAAATCAAAAACCGCGACAGAGCGATGAAAATGCTCAAAGCGAAGCTGTATCAGCGCAGAATTGAAGAACAGCAGGCGGAGCTTGACGAAATCCGCGGCGAACAGAAAGAAATTGGCTGGGGCAGCCAAATCCGCTCGTACGTATTCCATCCGTACTCCATGGTGAAAGATCACCGGACAAATACGGAAATGGGGAACGTGCAGGCGGTCATGGACGGAGATATTGATATCTTCATTGATGCCTATTTACGCTCCAAACTGTCATAA
- the secA gene encoding preprotein translocase subunit SecA, with translation MLGILNKMFDPTKRALNKYEKIANDIDAVKGDYENLSDDALKHKTEEFRERLEKGETTDDLLVEAFAVVREASRRVTGMFPFKVQLMGGLALHEGNIAEMKTGEGKTLTSTLPVYLNALTGKGVHVVTVNEYLASRDAEQMGEIFTFLGLTVGLNLNSMSKDEKREAYAADITYSTNNELGFDYLRDNMVLYKEQMVQRPLHFAVIDEVDSILVDEARTPLIISGQAQKSTKLYVQANAFVRTLKKDQDYTYDVKTKGVQLTEEGMTKAEKAFGIDNLFDVKNVALNHHINQALKAHAAMQKDVDYVVEDGQVVIVDSFTGRLMKGRRYSEGLHQAIEAKEGLEIQNESMTLATITFQNYFRMYEKLAGMTGTAKTEEEEFRNIYNMQVVSIPTNQPVIRDDRPDLIYRSMEGKFKAVAEDVAQRYMTGQPVLVGTVAVETSELISKLLKNKGIPHQVLNAKNHEREAQIIEEAGQKGAVTIATNMAGRGTDIKLGEGVKELGGLAVVGTERHESRRIDNQLRGRSGRQGDPGITQFYLSMEDELMRRFGAERTMAMLDRFGMDDTTPIQSKMVSRAVESSQKRVEGNNFDSRKQLLQYDDVLRQQREVIYKQRFEVIDSENLRDIVEGMIKSSLERAIAAYTPSEELPEEWNLDGLVELVNTTYLDEGALEKSDIFGKEPDEMHEMIMDRIMTKYNEKEENFGAEQMREFEKVIVLRAVDSKWMDHIDAMDQLRQGIHLRAYAQTNPLREYQMEGFAMFEHMIESIEDEVAKFVMKAEIESNLEREEVVQGQTTAHQQQDGDEAKQAKKAPVRKVVDIGRNAPCHCGSGKKYKNCCGRTE, from the coding sequence ATGCTTGGGATTTTAAATAAAATGTTTGATCCGACCAAACGTGCGCTGAACAAATACGAAAAAATTGCAAATGACATTGATGCTGTAAAAGGAGATTATGAAAATCTCTCTGACGATGCGCTTAAACATAAAACGGAAGAATTCAGAGAGCGGCTTGAAAAAGGAGAAACGACGGATGACCTTCTTGTCGAAGCGTTTGCCGTCGTTCGTGAAGCTTCCCGCCGCGTAACCGGCATGTTCCCGTTTAAAGTGCAGCTGATGGGGGGCCTTGCCCTTCATGAGGGGAATATCGCCGAAATGAAAACAGGGGAAGGGAAAACGCTGACGTCCACGCTTCCCGTATATTTAAATGCTTTGACGGGAAAAGGCGTTCACGTCGTAACAGTCAACGAATATCTGGCAAGCCGTGATGCTGAGCAAATGGGAGAAATTTTTACGTTTCTCGGGCTTACGGTCGGCCTGAACCTGAATTCGATGTCAAAAGACGAAAAACGCGAAGCTTACGCAGCCGATATCACGTATTCCACGAATAATGAACTCGGCTTTGATTATTTGCGTGACAATATGGTGCTTTATAAAGAACAAATGGTGCAGCGTCCGCTTCATTTTGCCGTTATTGATGAAGTCGATTCCATTTTAGTCGATGAAGCGAGAACGCCATTGATTATTTCCGGACAAGCTCAGAAGTCCACAAAACTGTACGTGCAGGCAAATGCGTTTGTCCGCACACTCAAGAAGGATCAGGATTATACGTATGACGTCAAAACGAAGGGCGTTCAGCTGACGGAAGAAGGAATGACGAAGGCTGAAAAAGCGTTCGGCATCGACAACCTGTTCGATGTCAAAAACGTCGCCTTAAACCACCATATCAACCAGGCTTTAAAAGCCCATGCAGCGATGCAGAAAGACGTGGATTATGTTGTTGAGGACGGCCAGGTCGTCATCGTTGATTCCTTCACCGGCCGTCTGATGAAAGGACGCCGCTACAGCGAAGGCCTTCACCAGGCGATTGAAGCAAAAGAAGGCTTGGAGATTCAAAATGAAAGCATGACGTTGGCTACGATTACGTTCCAAAACTATTTCCGTATGTACGAAAAGCTGGCCGGTATGACCGGTACCGCAAAAACGGAAGAGGAAGAATTCCGCAATATTTATAACATGCAGGTTGTGTCCATCCCGACCAACCAGCCGGTTATCCGTGACGACCGTCCGGACTTGATCTACCGCTCAATGGAAGGGAAATTCAAGGCGGTGGCGGAGGATGTCGCCCAGCGCTACATGACCGGACAGCCGGTTCTTGTCGGTACGGTTGCCGTTGAAACGTCTGAATTGATTTCAAAACTTCTGAAAAACAAAGGAATTCCGCATCAGGTGCTGAACGCGAAAAACCATGAGCGTGAAGCTCAGATCATTGAAGAAGCGGGACAAAAAGGCGCTGTCACGATTGCGACCAACATGGCAGGACGCGGAACCGACATTAAACTCGGCGAAGGCGTAAAAGAGCTTGGCGGCCTTGCAGTCGTCGGTACGGAACGCCACGAATCCCGCCGGATTGACAACCAGCTCCGCGGACGTTCAGGACGTCAGGGAGACCCGGGCATCACACAATTTTATCTTTCAATGGAAGATGAATTGATGCGCCGTTTCGGAGCTGAACGGACGATGGCGATGCTTGACCGGTTTGGTATGGATGACACCACGCCGATCCAGAGCAAAATGGTGTCACGCGCCGTGGAATCGTCTCAAAAACGCGTTGAAGGAAACAACTTCGATTCACGTAAACAGCTTCTTCAATATGACGACGTGCTCCGTCAGCAGCGCGAAGTCATTTACAAGCAGCGTTTTGAAGTCATTGATTCTGAAAACCTGCGTGACATTGTGGAAGGCATGATCAAGTCTTCTCTGGAGCGTGCGATTGCCGCTTATACACCGAGCGAGGAGCTTCCGGAAGAATGGAATCTTGACGGACTCGTGGAGCTGGTCAATACAACGTATCTTGATGAAGGCGCGCTTGAAAAGAGCGATATCTTCGGAAAAGAACCTGATGAAATGCATGAGATGATCATGGACCGCATCATGACGAAATATAATGAAAAAGAAGAGAATTTCGGCGCAGAGCAGATGCGTGAATTTGAAAAAGTAATCGTATTGCGTGCCGTCGATTCAAAATGGATGGATCATATTGATGCGATGGATCAGCTGCGTCAAGGGATTCACCTTCGCGCTTATGCGCAGACAAATCCGCTGCGTGAATACCAAATGGAAGGTTTCGCAATGTTTGAGCACATGATTGAGTCCATTGAGGACGAGGTCGCAAAATTCGTCATGAAGGCCGAGATTGAAAGCAATCTGGAACGCGAAGAAGTTGTTCAGGGCCAAACGACGGCTCATCAGCAGCAGGACGGCGATGAAGCCAAACAAGCGAAAAAAGCGCCGGTGCGCAAAGTCGTGGATATCGGACGCAACGCGCCTTGCCATTGCGGAAGCGGAAAAAAATATAAAAATTGCTGCGGCCGGACAGAATAG
- the hpf gene encoding ribosome hibernation-promoting factor, HPF/YfiA family, whose protein sequence is MNYNIRGENIEVTPALKDHVERKIGKLERYFEQSVNADVNVNLKFYNDKESKVEVTIPMTDLALRSEVHNEDMYNAIDLATNKLERQIRKHKTKVNRKFREQGLPKHYFENGSAADTVAVQDEIEDDSPEIVRQKRFNLKPMDNEEAILQMNMLGHNFFVFTNAETNLTNVVYRRNDGKYGLIEPTE, encoded by the coding sequence ATGAACTACAATATCAGAGGAGAAAACATTGAGGTTACACCTGCGTTAAAGGATCATGTGGAGAGAAAAATCGGCAAGCTGGAACGATATTTCGAGCAGAGCGTCAATGCCGATGTGAACGTCAACTTAAAATTCTATAATGATAAGGAATCAAAAGTTGAGGTCACCATTCCGATGACTGATCTGGCGCTTCGTTCCGAAGTGCATAACGAGGATATGTACAATGCAATTGATCTCGCAACAAACAAGCTGGAACGTCAAATCCGAAAGCATAAAACAAAGGTCAACCGGAAATTCCGTGAGCAGGGTCTGCCGAAACATTACTTCGAGAACGGGAGCGCTGCTGACACGGTAGCGGTTCAGGATGAAATTGAAGATGACAGCCCGGAAATTGTCCGCCAAAAGCGTTTTAATTTAAAACCGATGGATAATGAAGAAGCGATTCTCCAAATGAATATGCTCGGACATAATTTCTTCGTATTCACCAATGCGGAGACGAATCTCACAAATGTCGTTTACCGCAGAAATGACGGCAAATACGGATTAATTGAACCGACTGAATAA
- a CDS encoding flagellar protein FliT, producing MNSNVFSLYNETKNMYTELKDAPESDGLISSVTAFTEKREEMLAGIKPPFSEEEQTLLQQVTALDRLITGEVKRIQDGIRNEIKTLKKKRVYHNTYFNPYHQTTSDGRYYDKRK from the coding sequence ATGAACAGCAATGTCTTTTCCTTGTATAACGAAACGAAGAACATGTACACCGAACTGAAGGATGCTCCGGAAAGCGACGGTCTCATCAGCAGCGTTACGGCATTTACGGAGAAAAGGGAAGAGATGCTTGCGGGCATAAAACCGCCTTTTTCCGAAGAAGAACAAACGCTGCTTCAGCAGGTGACCGCGCTTGACCGCCTGATTACCGGAGAAGTGAAACGGATCCAGGACGGCATCCGAAATGAAATAAAAACGCTCAAGAAAAAACGGGTGTACCATAATACGTATTTTAATCCGTATCATCAAACGACAAGTGACGGCCGTTATTACGACAAACGCAAATAG
- the fliS gene encoding flagellar export chaperone FliS, whose translation MAINNPFAAYQQTSVFTAAPEELTLMLYNGCLRFIKLARQAMKQNNPEAKNENIVKAQNIIQELSITLNREIEISEQMSSIYDYIRRRLIEANVQNNEGFLDEAEKLVTEFRDTWKQAMQSERKNSHGTGGLA comes from the coding sequence ATGGCAATAAATAATCCTTTTGCTGCTTATCAGCAGACATCCGTCTTTACAGCCGCTCCGGAAGAGCTGACCCTTATGCTTTATAACGGCTGCCTGCGATTTATTAAGCTGGCCAGGCAGGCGATGAAGCAAAACAACCCTGAAGCCAAAAATGAAAATATCGTAAAGGCGCAAAACATCATTCAAGAGCTCAGCATCACGTTAAACCGGGAGATTGAGATTTCTGAGCAGATGTCATCAATCTATGATTACATCCGCCGCCGCCTGATCGAAGCGAACGTGCAGAATAACGAAGGATTTTTAGATGAAGCGGAAAAGCTCGTTACTGAATTTCGCGATACGTGGAAGCAGGCCATGCAGAGCGAACGGAAAAACAGCCATGGCACAGGCGGCCTTGCCTGA